Genomic segment of Bacteroidota bacterium:
AAGGACAATGCTAAAATCCATGAAGCTTTTACCGATTCAGTTGATATGATTGTTGATACAGCCAGTGCACATGAAGCTGTGCAGGCAGCATTTCATTTTGCAGAAAAAGGAGACGTTGTATTATTAAGCCCAGCCTGTGCAAGTTTTGATCTATTTAAAAATTATGAAGATAGAGGCGATCAGTTTAAAAGAGCAGTAAGGGAGTTGTAAAAAATAATAACAAACCTAAAGCCAATAATCAAAGACCATTAACCAACCACCATCAACAAGTAACAGGATGACCGAAATACTCAACATACAAAATCAATTTAAAAACATTGGACAAAAAACCAAGGGTGATAAAGTCATCTGGGGTTTAGTAGTGTTGCTTGTCTTGTTTTCATTGCTTGCGGTGTACAGTGCTACGGGTTCGCTGGCTTACCAGAAATATCGTGGCAATACAGAAATTTACCTGTTCAAACAGATCGGGTTTATTGTATTTGGAATGATCGTAATTTATTTTGCGCATCTTGTTAATTATACATTCTATTCAAAATTTGCCCAGATACTTTTCCTGCTTTGTATTCCGCTACTGATCTATACTTTATTCTTTGGGGTAAGAATGAATGAAGGTAGCCGGTGGATCAGGCTCCCAATAATCGGTATGAACATGCAAAGTTCTGAGCTGGCAAAACTTGCGTTGTTTATGTACCTGGCAAGATTGCTTAGTAAGAAGCAACATGTGATCAAGGATTTTAAAACAGGATTTGTTCCGGTTATCACACCGGTACTTATCATGTGTGCATTGATCGCTCCCGCAAATCTTTCTACCGCATTATTATTAGGTGCTAGCTGCCTATTGCTCATGTTTATCGGCCGGGCCAACACAAAGCATATTTTATTGGTCATTTGTATTGCTATGATCCCTGTGTTAATGCTTATTGGAGCGGCAATGATAAAACATAACAATAATTCTGATAAAGCAGTCGTAGCTGCGACTTCTTCATCCGGTTTATTAAGCAGGGTAAACACTTGGGTAAGCCGGGTGGAAACATTTATATATGGCAGCAAGAATGTAATTGATGAAGATGCTTACCAGATCACACAAGCTAAAATTGCTATTGCACAAGGCGGCACTTTTGGCGCCGGACCGGGAAACAGTACACAACGAAATTTTTTACCACAGGCTTATAATGATTTTATTTTCCCTATCATCATTGAGGAGTATGGATTAGTGGGAGGGATGTTTATTCTATTTATCTATATCGTTTTTTTGTACCGATGTATTCGAATATTTAAAAAATGCCCTTATGCATTTGGTGCATTCCTGGCATTGGGTCTCAGTTTTACATTGGTCATACAGGCTATGATAAATATGGCAGTAAGTGTTGGATTGTTTCCGGTAACGGGTGTGACACTGCCATTGATAAGTATGGGCGGAACAAGTTTCTTATTTACATGTTTATCGATTGGAATAATATTAAGTGTAGCAAGAAATGCTGAAGTGGTAGAAGGGAAACCCTCCAAACCTTCCGCCTCAGGCGGAGAGGCTTATAAAGCTAACTAAAGATGAGTGATATAAATGATAATAGTGAGGCTTCAGGTTCCCCCTTTAGGGGGCGGAGGGGGCGCATTATAATAGCAGGAGGCGGTACAGGCGGACATATTTTTCCGGCAATAGCAATTGCCAATGCGTTGAAGAAAAGAGATAACAGTATTGAAATTCTTTTTGTAGGAGCAAAAGGAAAAATGGAAATGGAAAAAGTACCACAGGCAGGATATAAAATTGAAGGAATTGATATAGCAGGTTTCAATCGCAGTTCTTTGATAAAAAACATTGGGTTGCCATTCAAACTTATCAAAAGTTTTATTCAGGTAAGGGGAATTGTAAACCAGTTTAAGCCAGATGCAGTGATTGGCGTTGGCGGATATTCCAGTTTCCCGGTTTTAAGATTTGCACAAGCTAAAAGAATTCCAAGTTTTATTCATGAGTCAAATTCTTTTGCAGGCAAATCAAATATGCTGCTGGGAAAAAAAGCTACAAAAATTTTTGTGGCAATTGATGGAATGGAAAAATTCTTTCCTGCCAATAAACTGATGATAACAGGTAACCCTGTAAGAGCGGCAATTGCACACAACACAACCAATAAAACAGAAGCAATAAAATTTTTCTCATTGAATGAAATGAAAAAAACTGTTTTGGTTGTTGGTGGAAGCCTGGGAGCAAGATCAATTAATGAAGCAATTGATATGCACCTGGAAGAATTGTTGAAGGCAGACTTACAGATCATTTGGCAGACAGGAAAACCATATGCAGCAACAGCAAAGAAAAGATGTGAAGAGAAAAATGGTGTTTGGGTAAATGAGTTTATCACCCAAATGGAGAATGCTTATGGAGCTGCGGATATTGTTGTATCCCGTTCCGGCGCAATGACAGTTGCTGAACTCTGTGTAGCGAAGAAGCCGGTAATTTTTGTTCCGTATCCGTTCGCTGCAGAAGATCATCAGACCGTGAATGCTAAAAGGCTTGTTGAGAAAAATGCAGCGATGATGATCAAAGACAGTGAAGTAAAAGAAAAGCTCTTACAAACAATTATTGATTTGGCGAATAATGAGACAAAACAAAATGAAATGAAAGTTAATATTTCAAAGCTTGCAGTCATAAATGCTGATGAAAGGGTAGCTGATGAAGTATTAAAGACAATAAGCTGATTTAAGAAATTATCCTAATCCCCTTTAGGCCCGCCCGGATGACGGGTCGGACGGGGGTTAGGGGTAAGAAGGTCCAATCAATACTGTCCTTATGAAGAACCCCCTTCGGGGGATGTATAGGATTGAAAATTGAAAATTTTAAAACTGTGAGTGAATCAAGTATGCCAATTAATAAGATCAAGTCAGTTTATTTTATTGGCATTGGTGGGATCGGGATGAGTGCATTGGCCCGTTACTTTCATTCAAAAGAAGTTAAGGTAAGTGGCTATGATAAAACAGAAACTTCTTTGACAAAGGAATTGATGGCAAGTGGAATTGAAATTCATTATGAAGAAAGAATGGATTTAATCCCAAAAGAAGTGGAACTGGTTGTTTATACACCTGCTGTTCCAAAGGATCACAAAGAGTTGGTGTATTATCAGCAGAATGGATACAAAGTAGTAAAGCGGAGTGATGTGTTACAGATGATCTCCGAAAGCTCTTTTAATATCTGCATCGCAGGTACACATGGTAAAACAACAATTACAACAATGGTGGCGCATTTGCTCCGTCATACAGGTTATGGTTGTAATGCATTTCTCGGTGGCATATCAGTAAACTATGGAACTAATTTCTGGAGCAATGAAAGAAATGTATGTGTGATAGAAGCTGATGAATATGATAGAAGTTTTTTGAAATTAAGTCCGGATGTAGCCATCATTACAGCCATGGATGCCGACCACCTCGATATATATGGTACTCCTGCTGAAATGGAAAAGGCATTTATCGAATTCAGCAGTAAAGTAAAAAAAGGTGGTTTGTTGCTGAGCAAGCATGGCTTACAAAGAGGAAAAGAATTAAAAGCAGACAGGCACCTGACATACAGTTTGCAAAATGAAAGCGCAGATGTATATGCCGGAAATATAAAAATGGACGACGGTAGTTATGAGTTTGATGTGGTGATGAACGATAACAAGCTCGAAAATGTGAAATTGAATATGGGTGGAATGCATAATGTGGAGAATGTAACAGCGGCGATTGGTGTAGCAAGTTCTTTGGGAATTGAAAATGAAAAGATCAAAGCAGCGGTGGAAGATTTTCGCGGGGTGAAGAGAAGGTTTGAGTATATCATCAAAACAAAACAAATGGTATTGGTTGATGATTATGCTCACCACCCGGAAGAGTTAAGGGCATTGCTGAATGGCGCTAAGTCTTTGTTCAGGGAAAGAAAATGTACCATCATTTTTCAACCGCACCTGTACACAAGAACAAGGGACTTTGCTGATGGCTTTGCAGAAGTGCTTGACCTTGCTGATGAAACAATTTTATTGCCGATATACCCGGCAAGAGAATTACCGATAGAAGGTGTGAACAGCCAGATGATCCTTGATAAAATGAAAAGCAACCATAAAAGAGCGATGACAAAAGATGAAGTGATGAATTGGGTGAAGAATGATTTTTCAAAAAATGCGAATAAAGAATTCGGTGAGTTGTTGATAATGGCGGGAGCAGGGGATATAGATACAATGGTAAAGCCGGTTGGTGATTTTTTGATGAGTTGATTAGCAAATGTGCGGATGTGATGATGTGCGGATTTGCGGATTGAGGAAATGTTCTTAGGATTAATGAATGTACTCAACCCCGAAGGGGTTGAACATGAATAGCACCGGGTGAAAACCCGGTGTACAAAAAAGTAAAGTAGTAACAGTTGAATACCAAACAAACGATACGAAAAGTATTATTCATCCTGCTATGGGTGGTAATTGGCGGAGGCATGATCACCCTGCTGGTAGCAGCCATAGGAAAAAAGAAAAAAGAAACCTGCAGTGATTACCAGGTCACCATTAAAGGGGCGCAACAAAATTTCTTTGTTGATGTAAAGGATATTACAAAATTGCTGACTGCAGCATCCGGTGGTTCTATTAAAGGCCAGCATGTCTCCGATATCAAAATGAGAAAATTGGAAGAGCTATTGGAGGATAATGAATGGATACAAGACGCTGAACTTTGGTTTGACAATAAGAATGTACTCAATGTTATTGTAACCGAAAGAGAACCTGTTGCAAGAATCTTCACAACAGCAGGTAATACATATTATATAGACAGTACAGTTAAAAGAATGTCCTTATCTGATAAGATGAGTGCAAGAGTTCCTGTTTTCACCAACTTCCCTGAAAAAAAAGTATGGACCCCTAATGATAGTGCATTAATGCAGGATGTAAAATTAGTTGCACAGTTTGTTCAGCACAATGAATTCTGGAATAGCCAGGTAGCACAATTAGATATTATCAATTGCGGATTCAACTGCTGGCAATTTGAAATGGTTCCCGTTGTCGGCAATCATACAGTAAGATTAGGTAATGCCGAAAACCTGGAAGAAAAATTTAGCAGACTCTTTACTTTCTATAAGCAGGTATTAAGTAAATCAGGTTTTGATAAATACCCGGTGCTGGATGTGCAGTACAAAGGCCAGGTAATTGGGCTGAAGGAAAAGCCAATTGGTAAAGTGGACTCTGTTCTGTTAAGAAAGAATGTAGAAAAATTATTGCTGCAATCCCGTGAAGCGCAAAATGATTCAGCAGGTATTATTAATGCACCAAGAGTTATCGCATTTGATACAACAACAAATAATACTAACCCTGTTCCTGTGAAGACTAATAATCCGCCCAAACCAAGAGCAGTGATGATGAAGAAGAATTAGTTCGGAGTTAGGAGTCGGTAGATAGGAGGCAGAATAACGAACAGAACGTACAAGTGTGCGACACAACAGACGATGATAGTAGTAATGATGATGACAACAAAAAACCAAAACAGCTAACAACTAAAACTAAATACGTAAACAACTAAAAACGCAATACTATGAACAACGAGCAGCCCATTATTGTCGGACTCGACATTGGAACCACCAAGATCGCTGTTATTGCCGGTCGTAAAAATGAATTCGGTAAACTGGAGATCTTAGGCTTTGGCCGTGCCAACAGCAACGGTGTTAAACACGGACAGGTGTTGAACATCGATGAAACAATTAAAGCCATCAACACTGCATTGCAAAACTGCATGGCAAGTAATCCTGACCTGGAGATAGGAGAAGTGTATGTTGGCATTGCAGGTCATCATATCAAAAGCCTGCAAACCCGTGGCGATATCGTTCGCCAGAATACAGAAAATGAAATTAATCAATCAGAGATCGACCAGTTGGTCGCTGACCAGTACAAAACTTATATTCCTGCGGGTGACCAGATCATTGATGTGATACCGCAAGAGTTTACGATTGATAATTTTCAAAATATCGTAAAGCCGATCGGTTATGGAGGCGTAAAGCTTGGCGCTAACTTCCACATCATCACCGGCGATAAAAATGCTATTCGTAATATCAACCGCAGCGTTGAGAAATCGGGTTTGCATACAAAAGACCTGGTGTTGCAGCCGTTGGCTTCATCTTCTGCAGTAATGGGACAGGAAGACCTGGAAGCAGGTGTGGCAATCGTTGATATCGGTGGCGGTACAACTGACCTTGCTGTTTTCTACGAAGGAATTTTAAAACATACTGCTGTTATTCCTTTTGCCGGTGAAAATATTACCAATGATATTAAAACCGGTTTGGGTGTATTAAAAACACAAGCTGAGCAAATGAAAATGCAATTTGGAAGTGCATTGGCAAATGAAGCAAAAGGAAATGCTTATATCACTATACCGGGATTGCGTGGTATGCCTGCAAAAGAGATCAGTGTTAAGAATCTTGCCAATATCATACAAGCAAGAATGAGTGAGATCATGGATTTTGTTACATACCATTTGAAGCAGGTTGGTTTAGACAATCGCATGCTGAATGGTGGTATCATCCTTACAGGCGGTGGTTCACAACTTAAACATTTAATTCAGCTGACTGAGTATACAACCGGTTTACCTGCACGTATCGGATATCCTAATGAGCATTTAGCTGCAGGACATATTGAAGAATTGGCTAAACCAACTTATTCCACTTGTATCGGACTTATCCTGAAAGGGTATGATGATTATGAGCATAACCGCAAGGAGTTTGAAAAAGGTTTCAGAAAAGTTGGTGTGCCTGATGGTTTAAAAAGATCTGAAGCTGAAATTGATGCAACTATAGAAGGAGTAAGTGAGCAGCAGATGAAGGAACGTAAAGGCCTTAGCAATTTCTGGGGCAAGTTTAAAGATGGGATCATTGATCTGTTCAAAGAAGAAGAAGATAAACATCTATAACAACCGGCCCCCTAAATCCCCCAAGGGGGACTTTAGAACCCGATATTTTGAAAAGCTCTTTTTAAAACAACTAACCCAATTGTCAACAGCTTCGTAAGTCCCGCCCCAGCGGGATTTGGAGGGGCCTTTAAAATCAATTACTATGATACATTTTGATCTGCCCAAAGAAAAGTCATCCATTATAAAAGTGATTGGCGTAGGCGGTGGTGGCGGTAATGCCGTTAACCACATGCATAGCCAGGTAATAGAAGGTTGCAATTTTATTATCTGTAATACCGATGCACAGGCATTAGCCAACAGTGCTATTCCTAACCGTATCCAACTCGGACCACATCTTACACAAGGCCTTGGTGCCGGTGCCAATCCGGAGATCGGCAGACAGGCAACCGAAGAATCATTGGAAGAAATAAAACGCATACTGGAAGTAAATACCAAGATGGCATTTATTACTGCTGGTATGGGCGGTGGTACAGGTACAGGCGGTGCACCGATCATTGCAAAAATTTGTAAAGACCTCGGCATACTCACAGTGGGTATTGTCACAACGCCTTTTGCTTATGAAGGAAAAAAGCGTCAGCTACAGGCAGAAGAAGGAATAAAAATATTAAAAGGATATGTAGATACATTACTTGTTATCAGTAATGATAAACTGCGTCACCAATATGGTAATTTAAAAATGCGTGATGCATTTGCAAAAGCAGATAATGTATTGGCAACAGCTGCAAAATGTATCACCGATGTTATCAGCAGCACCGGCCAGATCAATGTTGACTTTGCCGATGTATGCACAGTAATGAAGAATGGTGGTGTAGCAATACTTGGTAACTCAGCAGTAGCAGGAGAGAACCGTGCACAACAAGCTATTGAAGAAGCATTGAACTCACCATTGCTGAACGATAATGAGATCAAAGGTGCTAAATGGATATTGATGAACATTAATAGTTCTGAAGGAGAACATGAATTCACTATGGATGAAGTAGAAGTGATACAGAACTATGTTTTAGCACAGGCGGGTGAGGATAGTGATGTGATACTCGGTTTGGGTTATGATAATACACTCGGCGATCAATTGGGTATCACGATCATTGCAACAGGCTTTCAGCATAAGGATCCATTTACAAAACCTGTTGAAAAGAAAAAGCCTTCAGAAGAAAAAATAATTATGGTGTTGGGTGAGGAAGAGAAACCGAAAGTTAGTAGTCAGGAGTCAGGAGTCAGGAGTCAGGAGCCAGGAGCCAAGAATCCAGTATCCAGTATCCAGCATCCGGAATCTATAACTCCTGAGCATTTAGCTCCTGTAATGATAGAAACTCCTGCATCCGAAGAACCTATTTCAGCAATGATGGTGATCGATGAAGATGAATTGGAAGAAGAAGAAATGGATATCGATAGCTACCAGGAAAAGAAAGAAGAGAGCAGCACCGTTATTCATTGGGAATTGGATATGAAAGCTGATAGTAATACTACGAACAATACGAGTAGTAATATTACGAAAGAAGACAAAAAAGAAGTCGTAAAAGAACAAAGTATAATAACGAATACCATAGTTTCGGCAGAGCAACCAAAAATCAATGAAGCTGCCATTCCCGAGAACAATCAGCCCGTAAAAAACATATTTGAAATAAGTGCGCCGGTGTCTGCAGCATCTGGTGGCTACCTGGCAAGGCCAGCTAATATCTATGCAGAAAGCAAACCAGGGGAAATCACCCCAATAACTTCTGCTGAAAAACCGCATTCGCATATACCCCCGCAGAAAGAGGAGGAAGTTCTTCCCGATCTGCAATTGGTAATGCGTGATGACATTCCAGCGGCGGATGCGCCGTTGGCCCATCATTCTCATACACCGATGCCTACCATCTCAGAGGACCAGGCTATGCCTGACGAAGAGGAGGAGCAACAACGTAGGGCAGCAGAACGACTGCAGAAGCTGCGGAATTTATCGTTCAATTTCAACGCAGCCGATCCGAATAATGAGTTTGAGACTGTGCCGGCCTACATCCGCCGCAATATGGAACTCTATAACCAGTCTTCCGTTGCGGAAAATTTCTACAGTAATATCGAAGTAAAAAAAGATGGTGACAGCAAAGCAACGCTGAGCACTATCAATACATTTTTGGATGGTAAAAAACCAGACTAACCGATCTCACATACATAGCCCGTTCCAATGAAATAAATAAGGCTAGTGTTTTTAGTTGTTCCCTCCGGTTTCTACCGGAGGGTTTTTTTATTATGAACTAGGCTACATTACTACTATTAAGTTTTTGTTGCGTCGCACTCTTGTACGGTTGGGAATTCTATTGTGCTCGAATATGACTATTTTTTAATTGCCAGAGTAAGAATTATTGCAATCAATGACAATATTATGCCTATCCACACAGCCCATTCATTTCTGATAAACCTTTTTCTATCTTTTTGATAGTCGAGATGTTGGTTTGTTAAAAGCTGAACATTGGTTCAGAGTTGTTGTAGTTCTAGATTTTCTTTTTCTGCTTGAGTTTCTATTGATTTTTTGTTTTTTGATTCTAACCCAGAGTATCCACCATTATCTATAAATGAAATTCCTTTTAAAGTCAAAACGTAAGATTGTCCCCAATAATGTTTATATCCTTTTTCTCCCATTCGAACTAAATCATCATTAATTAATTTATTCATTAATTGCTCGAAATTGTCCGGTTCTTTATTATCGAAAGCGTTTAGCACAATTTCTTCATCAACCAAACCTTGTTTGATGTTTGATTTTAACGCATTCAATATTGAATCAAGCGGATCAATAAACATGTCTTTTTTTATAAATGGAATTTACGCCGTTGTTGGTGTTTTCGAAGTTAAGTCTTTGCTCATTTAATTTTCTTCACCAACAACCGAAATTGTATTATGATTGTATTATTGGTGAAGAATCAGAAACTTTATTTTGAGCAACAACAACGGCGTAACTAACACGCAAGGCTATGGGTGAAGACCCTGCTACAACTAAAGGGCGAAAAATCATTGTTTCGATTTTACTCTCATAATATCAGTATCCACTTGCAGATTTCCTCGTTGCTTTGAAGCATTATACCATTTAAGAGCTTGCTCAAGATCTATACTCGTACCGCGTCCGTATTCATACATAATTCCAATGTTTCTCATAGCGTCACTATTACCGAGCTTTGCAGCTTCGTCCCATTTTTCTCTTGCCAAACTAAATTTGTCAGCATTGTAATATGCTCCTCCCTCTAGTACTAATGAAAGGCTTTTCTTACCCTGTACTCTTGCAATATCGTCCTTCACGTACGTGTGTCCTTTGTTTTTTGCGGCATTAAACCAGTCAAGGGCTTTATCATAATTCATATTTTCTCCTCTGCCCAGTTCATACATAAGTCCAATGTTGCGCATGGCATCACTGTTTCCAAGGCTTGCAGCTTCGTTCCACTTTTCCCTTGCTAACGGATACTTCAATGCATCGTAGTATGCTCCTCCTTCCATCACCAGGTCGTCGGAGCTTTTTGGTCTTTCTTTTCCATTAGCCGGTAAAAAATCTTTGCCGGCAGACGATTGCTTCTTTGGGTCAGCATATTTTTCTGTCGCTTTCAGGCTATTTGAGTTTTTAACCGGCTGCTTAGCTGGTGTATGAATTTTTGGGGAATCGGCAATTGATGTAGTGCTCTGCATTACTGAAGTATCGGTTGAAGTCCTGCTATGAAAAGTGTCGCTTGCTAAAGTGGATGAAGTGACAGAAGTATCAACCTTTGAAAAACCGAATGAACTGTGTGATGCTGAAGATGCAACAATTATCCACACAATAATTGCTATTCCAGCAACAACAGACCCTATAATGTAATAGACTTTTCGGAGTGACTTTTGTGGCTGAAGGAGCTTTTGCTGCTTATGCCATTCTTCTTCCCGCAGTTGTTCTTCTTCGGTTTGCTGCTGCGGCTGCCGGTCTTCGTTCACTTTTAGCATCAGGGTATTACTCACTGTTTGCAATACTTCATCATAACTATCCGTAACATCGTAATGCTGCAGTCTTTTGAGCCTGAAGGGAAGATTGCAGTTATCGATGCGGATGGGAACAACCCGTTTATTTTCTTCCAAAGCTGCGTACACTTCATCGAGTGCATTTTTTGATTGAACAGATGCCTGTGAAGCCACAAAAAGCACACAGTTGCATTCGTTTAATGCAGTTTCTATTTCAATGTCCCACAACGAGCCTAAGGGGATGTCGAGCTGGTCGAGCCAAATATCTACGCCCAATGTTTTAAGGTCTGCAGTAAGTTTTTTTACAAATGCCGAATCGGCGCGGGAATAGCTGACGAAGACCTTGCTTGGCATGGGCGATAGGTGGGGCTAAGAAATGAGATCATAAAGATAAGCATGGGTTTTGTCATTCTGAATTTGTTTTAGGAGCCTTTGCGGTGCAAAAAGATTTATGTCCTGCCGAGGTCTTCTCAAGAAGAAACTTCGATAAATAAAAAATAACTGAGAGACCCCGTGAGGACGGATATCATTTTACAGAAAAGGATTCATATATTTTCTGTAAAATAGCAAAAGAATCATTCTTGATTGTCCATATATTATAGTTACCCGCAGTTATCACTACCAATAAATTATTTGTTTTATCATAGAAGATTCTTTGGTCTCCATTTCCAACCGCAGCACTCGTGGAAATTAGTTTATTTTGAATTGTGTCTATATACGTCCAAAACAAATATCCATATCCTCCTCTTGAATTAGGCCTTGCTACTGCTTTTTGAATTGACACAGTTGCCCAATTCTCAGATATAATATGCTTATTGTTCCAACTACCCTTTTGATAATATAAAATGCCAAATTTTAATAGATCTCTCGACCGCAGTCTTAATCCTGAAGCAGCAGCAGGGGTATTGGTTCCGGGAAATTTAGTCCACTCAAAATTTGTAATGCCCATAGGTTTAAAAAGATAATGGTTTGCAAATTCATCGACCTTTTTCCCGGTTGCTTTTTCAATAATTGCTGCAAGCACTTCGGTAGTTCCTCCATTATAATTCCATACTTTACCCGGCGCAGATATTAAGTTTCGGCTTAAGACAAAATTTATAGGATCTTCACTCTTGTCCATTTGAATTTCACTATTTAGCGGATTATCATAAGGAACTTGTTCATTCCATTCAAATCCAGAGGTCATTGTTAAAAGATTTTTTATAGTCAGCGTTTTCTTTAGTCCCGTGTCGTAGACAGCATATTCCGGGAAGAAATCGAATACTCTTTGTTCGGCACTTTTGATTTTACCTTGTGCAATAGCAATACCTATACAAGCGGAAACTACACTTTTTGAAATGCTTCTGACGTCATGAGGGCTATTAGCAGAATGTTCGATTACGCCTAAATTCTTACCCCAGATTTGATCTTTTCCCGGAAAGTATTTTTCGAATACAAGCTTGTTGTTTTTGTATATCAGAAGACTATGAATATTAGGATAATAATTGGAAGAAATTTGAGCTGACAATGTATCTATCACTGATGGATTCATTCCCATTTCGGATAAGGATGCGGTTTTGATCCCATCCTCCAGATCGATAGGTTTAGATGAATGTAATTGATCTGTCTGGCTAATTCCATATCTGAATATTGTCAGGCAAATCAGGCTGATAACAATTTTATGACGCATAACAATATTTATTTTTTGATGGGAAATTAAAGAGCCGCTAAAGTGTATTACTGCTAAAATACGCTACTTATTTCGGTCAACATTTTTTTGTGCTGAAGTAGTCTAAAAAGACATTTTCGTATTCTTAATTTATATTATTACATTTAATAATGACACAGTGAGATGATAAGCTTTTCTCGGTTTGAATGTGCACACGAAAACGGCCGATTAAATTCCCGCAAACCATAAGAAAGACTAAGCCTGCTTAATACCATTACCCCTCTTGTGAACAATTGCCGGTGTTTCATTCAAAACAATTTTTTATGATAAAAAAATTAATTGCTTTCCATGCCTTTTTGCTTCAACTATTTATTGGGGGCATTGCACAAAATGTTGGTATTGGCAATACAAATCCTCAATTCCTTCTGGATGTTTCGGGCAGGATGCGCATCCGGAGCCAGGATGCAGTATTTACAGCGGGCATTTATTTTAATAAAATAGAT
This window contains:
- a CDS encoding cell division protein FtsW, with protein sequence MTEILNIQNQFKNIGQKTKGDKVIWGLVVLLVLFSLLAVYSATGSLAYQKYRGNTEIYLFKQIGFIVFGMIVIYFAHLVNYTFYSKFAQILFLLCIPLLIYTLFFGVRMNEGSRWIRLPIIGMNMQSSELAKLALFMYLARLLSKKQHVIKDFKTGFVPVITPVLIMCALIAPANLSTALLLGASCLLLMFIGRANTKHILLVICIAMIPVLMLIGAAMIKHNNNSDKAVVAATSSSGLLSRVNTWVSRVETFIYGSKNVIDEDAYQITQAKIAIAQGGTFGAGPGNSTQRNFLPQAYNDFIFPIIIEEYGLVGGMFILFIYIVFLYRCIRIFKKCPYAFGAFLALGLSFTLVIQAMINMAVSVGLFPVTGVTLPLISMGGTSFLFTCLSIGIILSVARNAEVVEGKPSKPSASGGEAYKAN
- the murG gene encoding undecaprenyldiphospho-muramoylpentapeptide beta-N-acetylglucosaminyltransferase; this encodes MSDINDNSEASGSPFRGRRGRIIIAGGGTGGHIFPAIAIANALKKRDNSIEILFVGAKGKMEMEKVPQAGYKIEGIDIAGFNRSSLIKNIGLPFKLIKSFIQVRGIVNQFKPDAVIGVGGYSSFPVLRFAQAKRIPSFIHESNSFAGKSNMLLGKKATKIFVAIDGMEKFFPANKLMITGNPVRAAIAHNTTNKTEAIKFFSLNEMKKTVLVVGGSLGARSINEAIDMHLEELLKADLQIIWQTGKPYAATAKKRCEEKNGVWVNEFITQMENAYGAADIVVSRSGAMTVAELCVAKKPVIFVPYPFAAEDHQTVNAKRLVEKNAAMMIKDSEVKEKLLQTIIDLANNETKQNEMKVNISKLAVINADERVADEVLKTIS
- a CDS encoding UDP-N-acetylmuramate--L-alanine ligase, with translation MPINKIKSVYFIGIGGIGMSALARYFHSKEVKVSGYDKTETSLTKELMASGIEIHYEERMDLIPKEVELVVYTPAVPKDHKELVYYQQNGYKVVKRSDVLQMISESSFNICIAGTHGKTTITTMVAHLLRHTGYGCNAFLGGISVNYGTNFWSNERNVCVIEADEYDRSFLKLSPDVAIITAMDADHLDIYGTPAEMEKAFIEFSSKVKKGGLLLSKHGLQRGKELKADRHLTYSLQNESADVYAGNIKMDDGSYEFDVVMNDNKLENVKLNMGGMHNVENVTAAIGVASSLGIENEKIKAAVEDFRGVKRRFEYIIKTKQMVLVDDYAHHPEELRALLNGAKSLFRERKCTIIFQPHLYTRTRDFADGFAEVLDLADETILLPIYPARELPIEGVNSQMILDKMKSNHKRAMTKDEVMNWVKNDFSKNANKEFGELLIMAGAGDIDTMVKPVGDFLMS
- the ftsA gene encoding cell division protein FtsA, yielding MNNEQPIIVGLDIGTTKIAVIAGRKNEFGKLEILGFGRANSNGVKHGQVLNIDETIKAINTALQNCMASNPDLEIGEVYVGIAGHHIKSLQTRGDIVRQNTENEINQSEIDQLVADQYKTYIPAGDQIIDVIPQEFTIDNFQNIVKPIGYGGVKLGANFHIITGDKNAIRNINRSVEKSGLHTKDLVLQPLASSSAVMGQEDLEAGVAIVDIGGGTTDLAVFYEGILKHTAVIPFAGENITNDIKTGLGVLKTQAEQMKMQFGSALANEAKGNAYITIPGLRGMPAKEISVKNLANIIQARMSEIMDFVTYHLKQVGLDNRMLNGGIILTGGGSQLKHLIQLTEYTTGLPARIGYPNEHLAAGHIEELAKPTYSTCIGLILKGYDDYEHNRKEFEKGFRKVGVPDGLKRSEAEIDATIEGVSEQQMKERKGLSNFWGKFKDGIIDLFKEEEDKHL
- the ftsZ gene encoding cell division protein FtsZ, with translation MIHFDLPKEKSSIIKVIGVGGGGGNAVNHMHSQVIEGCNFIICNTDAQALANSAIPNRIQLGPHLTQGLGAGANPEIGRQATEESLEEIKRILEVNTKMAFITAGMGGGTGTGGAPIIAKICKDLGILTVGIVTTPFAYEGKKRQLQAEEGIKILKGYVDTLLVISNDKLRHQYGNLKMRDAFAKADNVLATAAKCITDVISSTGQINVDFADVCTVMKNGGVAILGNSAVAGENRAQQAIEEALNSPLLNDNEIKGAKWILMNINSSEGEHEFTMDEVEVIQNYVLAQAGEDSDVILGLGYDNTLGDQLGITIIATGFQHKDPFTKPVEKKKPSEEKIIMVLGEEEKPKVSSQESGVRSQEPGAKNPVSSIQHPESITPEHLAPVMIETPASEEPISAMMVIDEDELEEEEMDIDSYQEKKEESSTVIHWELDMKADSNTTNNTSSNITKEDKKEVVKEQSIITNTIVSAEQPKINEAAIPENNQPVKNIFEISAPVSAASGGYLARPANIYAESKPGEITPITSAEKPHSHIPPQKEEEVLPDLQLVMRDDIPAADAPLAHHSHTPMPTISEDQAMPDEEEEQQRRAAERLQKLRNLSFNFNAADPNNEFETVPAYIRRNMELYNQSSVAENFYSNIEVKKDGDSKATLSTINTFLDGKKPD